A DNA window from Motilibacter rhizosphaerae contains the following coding sequences:
- a CDS encoding ABC transporter substrate-binding protein, producing MSKRTLRQGGVVIASLALTLTACGGSSKSDNGASGSSGGGSSAGASGGAAAGKTVQGKSGPLDCSVFSSFGDIKGKTISVYTTIVAPEDKPQIDSYKPFEDCTGAKVNYEGNKDMESQLLVRIKGGNAPDIAYIPQPGLLQQAVKAAGSKADPAPQTVIDNVTKYFGKDWAGYGSVDGKLYAAPLGANVKSFVWYSPKMFKDHNYQVPTTWDQLMQLTAQIAKDDKNAKPWCAGFESGGATGWPGTDWVEELMLRTAGPETYDKWVKHEIPFNDPSVVKALDTAGAILKNPAYVNGGYGGVKTIATTAFQDGGQPILDGTCYMHQQASFYAANWPKGTKIGPDGDIFAFYEPSMDASSKPVEGAGEFVASFRNAPEVEAFRTYLSSPFWANEKAIISTGWVSANKGANIANFKNPIDALSVKTLQDPATVFRFDGSDAMPAAVGTGSFWKGMVNWITGASTKSVLDSIEASWPKS from the coding sequence ATGAGCAAGCGCACGCTCCGCCAGGGTGGCGTCGTGATCGCGAGCCTCGCCCTCACGCTGACCGCGTGCGGCGGCAGCAGCAAGAGCGACAACGGCGCGTCAGGCAGCAGCGGCGGTGGCAGCAGCGCCGGCGCCAGTGGCGGGGCGGCCGCCGGCAAGACCGTCCAGGGCAAGTCGGGACCGCTCGACTGCTCGGTGTTCTCGTCCTTCGGGGACATCAAGGGCAAGACCATCTCGGTCTACACGACGATCGTCGCGCCCGAGGACAAGCCGCAGATCGACTCGTACAAGCCGTTCGAGGACTGCACCGGCGCCAAGGTGAACTACGAGGGCAACAAGGACATGGAGTCCCAGCTCCTCGTCCGCATCAAGGGCGGCAACGCCCCTGACATCGCCTACATCCCGCAGCCGGGCCTCCTCCAGCAGGCCGTGAAGGCCGCGGGCAGCAAGGCCGACCCCGCGCCGCAGACGGTCATCGACAACGTCACCAAGTACTTCGGCAAGGACTGGGCCGGCTACGGCAGCGTGGACGGCAAGCTCTACGCCGCTCCGCTGGGCGCCAACGTCAAGTCCTTCGTCTGGTACTCCCCGAAGATGTTCAAGGACCACAACTACCAGGTGCCCACCACCTGGGACCAGCTCATGCAGCTGACGGCGCAGATCGCCAAGGACGACAAGAACGCCAAGCCGTGGTGCGCGGGCTTCGAGTCCGGCGGCGCCACCGGCTGGCCGGGCACCGACTGGGTCGAGGAGCTCATGCTCCGCACCGCGGGCCCGGAGACCTACGACAAGTGGGTCAAGCACGAGATCCCCTTCAACGACCCCAGCGTCGTGAAGGCCCTCGACACCGCCGGCGCGATCCTCAAGAACCCGGCGTACGTCAACGGCGGCTACGGCGGCGTGAAGACCATCGCCACCACCGCCTTCCAGGACGGCGGCCAGCCGATCCTCGACGGAACCTGCTACATGCACCAGCAGGCCTCGTTCTACGCGGCCAACTGGCCCAAGGGCACCAAGATCGGCCCCGACGGCGACATCTTCGCGTTCTACGAGCCGTCGATGGACGCGAGCTCGAAGCCCGTCGAGGGCGCTGGCGAGTTCGTGGCGTCGTTCCGCAACGCCCCTGAGGTCGAGGCGTTCCGCACCTACCTCTCCTCGCCGTTCTGGGCGAACGAGAAGGCGATCATCTCCACCGGGTGGGTCAGCGCCAACAAGGGCGCCAACATCGCCAACTTCAAGAACCCGATCGACGCCCTCTCGGTGAAGACCCTGCAGGACCCGGCGACGGTGTTCCGCTTCGACGGCTCGGACGCGATGCCGGCCGCCGTGGGCACGGGCAGCTTCTGGAAGGGCATGGTCAACTGGATCACCGGCGCCAGCACGAAGTCGGTCCTGGACTCCATCGAGGCCTCCTGGCCGAAGTCCTGA
- a CDS encoding ATP-binding protein, whose translation MLDNDGLGRSLTSDWLTGRSEEPALPAAPAEGAPVPTAPTTGVLGTVGGPAAARRRPAPFRRSARLLATSEAPRQARHFVAAAVAEWQADPALVDDVVLVVSELVSDAARYPLAVAVEITLAARAGRLELVVADSCPQPPLCADEQAGGGWLARSVLETCSEAWEWSTTPQDGRIVRAYFLPR comes from the coding sequence ATGCTCGACAACGACGGCCTCGGCCGTTCCCTCACCAGTGACTGGCTGACCGGCCGCAGCGAGGAGCCCGCGCTCCCCGCCGCCCCGGCCGAGGGCGCCCCGGTGCCCACTGCTCCGACCACGGGCGTCCTGGGGACCGTGGGCGGCCCCGCCGCCGCGCGGCGCCGTCCCGCCCCGTTCCGCCGCAGCGCCCGGCTGCTCGCCACCAGCGAAGCCCCGCGCCAGGCGCGGCACTTCGTCGCCGCCGCCGTCGCCGAGTGGCAGGCCGACCCGGCGCTCGTCGACGACGTCGTGCTGGTGGTGAGCGAGCTCGTCAGCGACGCCGCGCGCTACCCGCTCGCGGTCGCCGTCGAGATCACCCTGGCCGCCCGCGCGGGCCGCCTGGAGCTGGTCGTGGCCGACTCCTGCCCGCAGCCGCCGCTCTGCGCCGACGAGCAGGCCGGCGGGGGCTGGCTCGCCCGTTCGGTCCTCGAGACGTGCAGCGAGGCCTGGGAGTGGAGCACCACGCCCCAGGACGGGCGCATCGTGCGGGCGTACTTCCTGCCCCGCTGA
- a CDS encoding PAC2 family protein, whose product MQTGSGRERRRHDARGLVDVLPGERPAAPVLLLALDGFVDAGSAVRLLRDAALADGGGRVLAEFDVDQLVDYRYRRPLLTFERDRWTALALPRLDLLVVADEAGQEFLLLTGPEPDVQWQRFVSAVELVVRELGVRLVVGLDAVPLAVPHTRQLGVTVHSSEESVRAGQAPWFEQALVPGSAAHVLEYLLAERGIPTAGLAVHVPQYLAQADYPAASLRLAEVLEHVTGLRLPTGPLAEAAALVADRVAAEAGASAEIQEMIAGLEQQYDRFVLARATDGSLPSGDELGAEVERYLAEQARKDE is encoded by the coding sequence GTGCAGACGGGCAGCGGACGGGAGCGCCGGCGGCACGACGCGCGCGGGCTGGTGGACGTGCTCCCCGGGGAGCGGCCGGCGGCGCCGGTGCTCCTGCTGGCGCTGGACGGCTTCGTCGACGCGGGCTCCGCGGTGCGCCTGCTGCGCGACGCCGCACTGGCGGACGGCGGCGGGCGGGTCCTCGCGGAGTTCGACGTGGACCAGCTGGTCGACTACCGCTACCGGAGGCCGCTGCTCACCTTCGAGCGCGACCGCTGGACGGCGCTCGCGCTCCCCCGGCTCGACCTGCTCGTCGTGGCCGACGAGGCGGGGCAGGAGTTCCTGCTGCTGACGGGCCCGGAGCCCGACGTGCAGTGGCAGCGCTTCGTGTCCGCGGTCGAGCTGGTCGTGCGCGAGCTCGGCGTGCGGCTGGTGGTCGGCCTCGACGCGGTCCCGCTCGCGGTGCCGCACACCCGCCAGCTCGGCGTGACCGTCCACTCCTCCGAGGAGTCGGTGCGGGCGGGGCAGGCGCCGTGGTTCGAGCAGGCACTGGTGCCCGGCTCCGCTGCGCACGTGCTGGAGTACCTCCTCGCCGAGCGCGGCATCCCCACCGCGGGGCTGGCGGTGCACGTGCCGCAGTACCTCGCCCAGGCCGACTACCCCGCCGCGTCCCTGCGCCTGGCCGAGGTCCTCGAGCACGTGACCGGGCTGCGGCTGCCGACGGGCCCCCTGGCCGAGGCGGCCGCGCTCGTGGCCGACCGCGTGGCCGCCGAGGCGGGCGCGAGCGCGGAGATCCAGGAGATGATCGCCGGGCTGGAGCAGCAGTACGACCGCTTCGTGCTCGCCCGCGCCACCGACGGCTCCCTGCCGAGCGGCGACGAGCTGGGCGCGGAGGTCGAGCGCTACCTCGCCGAGCAGGCCCGCAAGGACGAGTAG
- a CDS encoding glycosyltransferase family 2 protein, translated as MLIPTADRPSALAPTLTALLAQREAELRIVVADQSPVPVVQQAPEVATAVAALRRNGVRVELVHRPERRGIAEQRDWLLAQAQAPAVLFLDDDVLLEPGAVGRMLDALRTLGCGLVGMPVLGMSAVDDERPEDWAPLELWDEQGVHPERVRKGDPAWERWRLHNAATPLHLERMVEVPERGWVAYKVAWIGGCVLYDTGVLRAAGGYAFWRDLPGNLRGEDVVAQLRVLEARGGAGLLPSGAYHLELPTTLADRRVDAYAALLEGQALDGAAGV; from the coding sequence GTGCTCATCCCGACCGCCGACCGACCCTCCGCCCTCGCCCCCACCCTGACCGCCCTGCTCGCCCAGCGGGAGGCGGAGCTGCGCATCGTCGTCGCCGACCAGTCGCCCGTGCCGGTCGTCCAGCAGGCTCCCGAGGTCGCGACGGCCGTCGCGGCGCTGCGCCGCAACGGCGTCCGCGTCGAGCTCGTCCACCGGCCGGAGCGGCGCGGGATCGCCGAGCAGCGCGACTGGCTGCTCGCGCAGGCGCAGGCGCCCGCGGTGCTGTTCCTCGACGATGACGTGCTCCTCGAGCCCGGAGCGGTCGGGCGGATGCTCGACGCGCTCCGCACCCTGGGCTGCGGGCTGGTCGGCATGCCCGTGCTCGGCATGTCCGCCGTGGACGACGAGCGGCCGGAGGACTGGGCGCCGCTCGAGCTGTGGGACGAGCAGGGGGTGCACCCGGAGCGGGTGCGCAAGGGCGACCCGGCGTGGGAGCGCTGGAGGCTGCACAACGCGGCGACGCCGCTGCACCTCGAGCGCATGGTCGAGGTGCCCGAGCGGGGCTGGGTCGCGTACAAGGTGGCCTGGATCGGCGGCTGCGTGCTCTACGACACCGGGGTGCTGCGCGCGGCCGGCGGGTACGCGTTCTGGCGCGACCTGCCGGGCAACCTGCGCGGGGAGGACGTCGTGGCCCAGCTGCGCGTGCTCGAGGCGCGGGGCGGGGCGGGGCTGCTGCCCTCCGGCGCGTACCACCTCGAGCTGCCGACGACGCTGGCCGACCGGCGCGTCGACGCGTACGCCGCGTTGCTCGAGGGGCAGGCGCTCGACGGGGCCGCGGGGGTCTGA
- a CDS encoding glycosyltransferase, protein MKVLLYTASRGRGGAEISLANLAAALDPGLDVAVAGVEPDLVDWVAGHRPGTPVHVVEPEAGPRAVRAHAALLRRTAPELLHVNLAVPWAAGAALAAAALAPRLRTAAVQQLPLRTTSLPQWAATRARLLRVDVHVAVGEGSARRVEDFYALGRRSVVSVPNGVPDLGPVAAREPGERLVVGSLGRLDGQKAYDVLVRALAQVDGVEVEVVGDGTERAALLRLARELGVGDRLRLPGWSDSAREALARFDVFCLPSRVEGFPLSIGEAMLAGLPVVATPVGAVAEAVADGRTGLLVPVDDPAALAGALRRLRDDADERARMGAAGRAAATAALTADVMARSYERLWADAVRAPRTPRLRVPRPRA, encoded by the coding sequence GTGAAGGTCCTGCTGTACACCGCGTCCCGCGGCCGAGGCGGCGCGGAGATCAGCCTCGCCAACCTCGCCGCCGCCCTCGATCCCGGCCTCGACGTCGCGGTGGCGGGGGTCGAGCCGGACCTCGTCGACTGGGTGGCGGGCCACCGCCCGGGCACGCCCGTGCACGTCGTGGAGCCGGAGGCGGGCCCCCGCGCCGTGCGGGCGCACGCGGCGCTGCTGCGGCGCACGGCACCGGAGCTCCTGCACGTCAACCTCGCCGTGCCGTGGGCGGCGGGCGCGGCGCTGGCCGCGGCCGCGCTCGCGCCGCGGCTGCGGACGGCCGCGGTGCAGCAGCTGCCCCTGCGCACGACGAGCCTGCCGCAGTGGGCGGCGACCCGCGCGCGCCTGCTCCGCGTCGACGTCCACGTCGCCGTCGGCGAGGGCAGCGCCCGGCGGGTGGAGGACTTCTACGCGCTGGGCCGGCGCAGCGTCGTGTCGGTGCCGAACGGCGTCCCGGATCTGGGACCGGTCGCTGCCCGGGAGCCGGGCGAGCGCCTGGTCGTCGGGAGCCTGGGGCGGCTGGACGGGCAGAAGGCGTACGACGTGCTGGTGCGCGCGCTCGCGCAGGTCGACGGCGTCGAGGTCGAGGTGGTCGGCGACGGCACCGAGCGCGCGGCGCTGCTGCGGCTGGCCCGCGAGCTGGGCGTGGGCGACCGGCTGCGGCTGCCCGGCTGGTCGGACAGCGCGCGCGAGGCGCTGGCCCGCTTCGACGTCTTCTGCCTGCCCAGCCGCGTCGAGGGGTTCCCGCTCTCCATCGGCGAGGCCATGCTCGCCGGGCTGCCGGTCGTCGCGACGCCGGTGGGCGCGGTCGCCGAGGCCGTCGCCGACGGGCGTACGGGCCTGCTCGTCCCCGTCGACGACCCGGCCGCCCTGGCGGGGGCGCTGCGCCGGCTGCGCGACGACGCGGACGAGCGCGCGCGCATGGGCGCTGCGGGGCGCGCGGCCGCGACCGCGGCGCTGACCGCCGACGTCATGGCCCGGTCCTACGAGCGGCTCTGGGCGGACGCGGTGCGCGCGCCGCGGACGCCCCGCCTGCGCGTACCCCGGCCGCGGGCGTAG
- a CDS encoding RtcB family protein, with protein sequence MEQITPKLRSWASVLDPQTLEQARRTSELPFVAPYLALMPDAHLGKGATVGSVIPTVDAVIPAAVGVDIGCGMIAVRTQFTRDDLAGADLRALRLDIERAVPLSAGRYNRRVVETAAPRVAELEEHPRARDPDSYAATWRLQLGSLGSGNHFIEVTSDELDRVWCFLHSGSRGVGNRIAQHWIGQARREAEQDRLDLPDRDLAPLHEGRQSFTDYIADLRWAQHFALLNREEMMDRVVACLSRALGTDVVEQERINCHHNFTVEDEVGGQRVWLSRKGAITAEAGQRGLIPGSMGTASYVVTGKGDAAALRSSPHGAGRAYSRTAARKRFTREELRTAMAGIEFRDTDAFLDEIPGAYKDIDVVMRDAADLVAVDHVLRQLVNVKGE encoded by the coding sequence ATGGAGCAGATCACGCCCAAGCTGAGGAGCTGGGCCTCCGTCCTCGACCCGCAGACCCTGGAGCAGGCGCGGCGCACCAGCGAGCTCCCCTTCGTCGCGCCGTACCTCGCCCTCATGCCCGACGCGCACCTGGGCAAGGGCGCGACCGTCGGGTCGGTCATCCCCACGGTCGATGCCGTGATCCCGGCCGCGGTCGGCGTCGACATCGGCTGCGGGATGATCGCGGTGCGCACGCAGTTCACCCGCGACGACCTCGCGGGCGCGGACCTGCGCGCGCTGCGCCTCGACATCGAGCGCGCGGTGCCGCTGTCTGCGGGGCGCTACAACCGTCGGGTCGTCGAGACCGCCGCGCCGCGGGTCGCCGAGCTCGAGGAGCACCCGCGTGCCCGCGACCCTGACTCGTACGCCGCGACCTGGCGCCTGCAGCTCGGCTCGCTGGGGTCGGGCAACCACTTCATCGAGGTGACGAGCGACGAGCTCGACCGCGTCTGGTGCTTCCTGCACTCCGGCTCGCGCGGCGTCGGCAACCGCATCGCCCAGCACTGGATCGGGCAGGCGCGGCGCGAGGCGGAGCAGGACCGGCTCGACCTGCCGGACAGGGACCTCGCCCCGCTGCACGAGGGGCGGCAGTCCTTCACCGACTACATCGCGGACCTGCGGTGGGCCCAGCACTTCGCCCTGCTCAACCGCGAGGAGATGATGGACCGCGTGGTGGCCTGCCTGTCCCGCGCGCTCGGCACCGACGTCGTGGAGCAGGAGCGCATCAACTGCCACCACAACTTCACCGTCGAGGACGAGGTCGGCGGGCAGCGCGTCTGGCTCAGCCGCAAAGGCGCGATCACGGCCGAGGCGGGGCAGCGCGGGCTCATCCCCGGCTCGATGGGGACGGCGAGCTACGTCGTCACCGGGAAGGGCGACGCGGCCGCGCTGCGCTCGTCGCCGCACGGCGCGGGCCGCGCGTACTCGCGGACGGCGGCGCGCAAGCGGTTCACGCGGGAGGAGCTCCGCACGGCGATGGCGGGCATCGAGTTCCGGGACACGGACGCCTTCCTGGACGAGATCCCCGGGGCGTACAAGGACATCGACGTCGTCATGCGCGACGCGGCAGACCTCGTCGCGGTGGACCACGTGCTGCGCCAGCTGGTGAACGTGAAGGGCGAGTAG
- a CDS encoding molybdenum cofactor biosysynthesis protein translates to MEVLEVEVVHLVVSPAHAYEGRPADGPTEVATSDLEEVEVVAGKGVRGDRFFARRAHSTSAVTLIALEGLRDMAREIGLGEPDPLLARRTVVLGGVSAAQVHALAGREFALGGIGFRGGRPASPCAWMDVVYAPGAFRAMRGRGGLRCAPTTSGVLRRGTTTLTLP, encoded by the coding sequence GTGGAGGTCCTCGAGGTCGAGGTGGTGCACCTGGTCGTGTCGCCCGCCCACGCGTACGAGGGGCGGCCGGCGGACGGTCCGACCGAGGTGGCCACCTCCGACCTCGAGGAGGTGGAGGTCGTCGCGGGCAAGGGCGTCCGCGGCGACCGGTTCTTCGCCCGGCGCGCGCACAGCACCTCGGCGGTGACGCTCATCGCGCTGGAGGGGCTGCGCGACATGGCCCGCGAGATCGGCCTCGGCGAGCCGGACCCGCTGCTCGCCCGGCGCACGGTCGTGCTCGGCGGGGTGTCGGCGGCGCAGGTGCACGCGCTCGCCGGGCGGGAGTTCGCGCTCGGCGGGATCGGGTTCCGCGGGGGACGTCCGGCGAGCCCGTGCGCCTGGATGGACGTGGTGTACGCGCCGGGCGCCTTCCGCGCGATGCGCGGGCGCGGCGGGCTGCGCTGCGCGCCGACGACGTCGGGCGTCCTGCGCCGCGGCACCACCACCCTCACCCTGCCGTGA
- a CDS encoding ankyrin repeat domain-containing protein — protein MTERAPEPDPEVVELAHHCLDLARAGSAGQLGDLLDAGLPPDLTNSRGDTLLILAAYHAHPETVRLLLAHGADPDRVNDNGQTALGAAVFRRDEQSVRALLEAGADASLGRQSARVTAEFFDLPEMAALLPPASP, from the coding sequence GTGACCGAGCGGGCGCCGGAGCCGGACCCCGAGGTCGTGGAGCTGGCGCACCACTGCCTCGACCTCGCGCGGGCCGGCAGCGCGGGGCAGCTGGGCGACCTGCTGGACGCGGGTCTGCCCCCGGACCTGACCAACTCCCGGGGGGACACGCTGCTGATCCTGGCGGCGTACCACGCGCACCCGGAGACCGTGCGCCTGCTGCTCGCCCACGGCGCCGACCCTGACCGCGTCAACGACAACGGCCAGACGGCGCTCGGGGCCGCGGTGTTCCGCCGCGACGAGCAGAGCGTCCGGGCCCTGCTCGAGGCGGGCGCGGACGCCTCGCTCGGCCGGCAGTCCGCGCGGGTCACCGCGGAGTTCTTCGACCTGCCCGAGATGGCCGCGCTGCTGCCACCAGCCTCCCCGTGA
- a CDS encoding DUF5302 domain-containing protein yields the protein MSDEPEDQSTEAAPAPEDVRKKFQEALARKNAHHGSHGTGGAPGGQSHVGPSAGGKTQRQFRRKSG from the coding sequence ATGAGCGACGAGCCCGAGGACCAGAGCACCGAGGCGGCACCTGCCCCCGAGGACGTGCGCAAGAAGTTCCAGGAGGCCCTGGCGCGCAAGAACGCCCACCACGGCTCCCACGGCACCGGTGGTGCGCCGGGCGGCCAGAGCCACGTCGGGCCCTCCGCCGGTGGCAAGACCCAGCGCCAGTTCCGCCGCAAGTCCGGCTGA
- a CDS encoding NUDIX domain-containing protein — translation MKRSAGLLVWRRGAEGVEVLLAHPGGPLFAGKDDGHWSIPKGEYDADKPALAAANREFAEEIGVAPPPGDPVPLGDSRQSSGKVNTIWAVEGDLDVTEVSSNLFPMEWPPRSGRIQEFPEIDRADWFSLPAARVKLFASQQVFLDRLEQTVVGSQP, via the coding sequence GTGAAGCGGAGCGCGGGGCTGCTGGTCTGGCGCCGGGGTGCGGAGGGCGTCGAGGTGCTCCTCGCCCACCCCGGCGGTCCGCTGTTCGCGGGCAAGGACGACGGCCACTGGTCGATCCCCAAGGGCGAGTACGACGCCGACAAGCCCGCCCTCGCCGCCGCGAACCGCGAGTTCGCCGAGGAGATCGGGGTGGCGCCGCCGCCCGGCGACCCGGTCCCGCTGGGGGACTCGCGCCAGAGCAGCGGCAAGGTCAACACGATCTGGGCGGTCGAGGGCGACCTCGACGTGACCGAGGTGTCGAGCAACCTGTTCCCGATGGAGTGGCCGCCGCGGTCGGGGCGGATCCAGGAGTTCCCCGAGATCGACCGGGCCGACTGGTTCTCGCTGCCCGCCGCGCGGGTCAAGCTGTTCGCGTCGCAGCAGGTCTTCCTCGACCGGTTGGAGCAGACGGTCGTAGGCTCGCAGCCATGA
- a CDS encoding DEAD/DEAH box helicase, with product MTSLLPTLAPGGSDADAVYAAFEGWAEEQGLPLYPAQSEALLEIVTGSHVILATPTGSGKSLVALGAHFAALAAGRTSFYTAPIKALVSEKFFALCAAFGADKVGMLTGDAAVNPGAPIICATAEVLANIALRSGDAGIGLVVMDEFHFYGDPQRGWAWQVPLLELPGTQFLLMSATLGDVSFFERDLTRRTGRPTAVVKGAERPVPLTFTYAMTPLHETLEELLETRQAPVYVVHFTQSAALERAQALMSVNVCTRAEKDAIAEAIGAFRFSSGFGKTLSRLVRHGIGVHHAGMLPKYRRLVETLAQQGLLKVICGTDTLGVGINVPIRTVLLTALSKFDGKRTRHLNAREFHQIAGRAGRAGFDTIGYVVVQAPEHEIENAKALAKAGDDPKKRRKVVKKRAPEGFVSWSDKTFERLVAAEPEPLSSSFQVSHAMLLNVIARPGDPFLVMRRLLEDNHEPRPAQRRHIRRAIAIYRALLAGGVVERLPEPDEEGRTVRLTVDLQADFALNQPLSPFAVASLALLDRASPTYALDVLSVLEATLDDPRQVLLAQQFKARGEAVQALKAEGVEYDERMELLDGVSWPKPLEELLGAAYELYAKGHPWVTDAELSPKSVARDLFERAMTFTEYVGYYGLARSEGLVLRYLADAYKALRRTVPEDARTPEVEDLTEWLGELVRQVDSSLLDEWERLANPVDDVPGSPRVELGPPPVTANVRAFRVLVRNALFRRVELAALRRVDLLGELDAGSGWDADRWADALDAYSAEHDEIGTGPDARGPRLLLVTEEPGLWRVRQVLDDPAGDHDWGISAEVDLATSDEEGTAVVRIVGVDRFQGVLGSTGG from the coding sequence ATGACGTCCCTGCTGCCGACCCTCGCGCCGGGCGGGAGTGACGCCGACGCGGTCTACGCGGCGTTCGAGGGCTGGGCCGAGGAGCAGGGGCTGCCGCTCTACCCGGCGCAGAGCGAGGCCCTGCTCGAGATCGTCACCGGGTCCCACGTCATCCTCGCCACCCCCACGGGCTCGGGGAAGAGCCTCGTGGCGCTGGGCGCGCACTTCGCCGCGCTGGCAGCGGGACGCACGAGCTTCTACACAGCCCCCATCAAGGCGCTCGTCAGCGAGAAGTTCTTCGCGCTGTGCGCGGCGTTCGGCGCCGACAAGGTCGGCATGCTCACGGGCGACGCCGCCGTCAACCCCGGGGCGCCCATCATCTGCGCCACCGCCGAGGTCCTCGCCAACATCGCCCTGCGCAGCGGCGACGCCGGCATCGGCCTCGTCGTCATGGACGAGTTCCACTTCTACGGCGACCCCCAGCGCGGGTGGGCGTGGCAGGTGCCGCTCCTTGAGCTCCCCGGCACGCAGTTCCTCCTCATGTCGGCGACCCTCGGGGACGTCTCGTTCTTCGAGCGCGACCTCACCCGGCGTACGGGCCGGCCGACGGCCGTGGTCAAGGGCGCCGAGCGCCCCGTGCCGCTGACGTTCACCTACGCGATGACGCCGCTGCACGAGACGCTCGAGGAGCTGCTCGAGACGCGCCAGGCGCCCGTCTACGTCGTCCACTTCACGCAGTCCGCGGCGCTGGAGCGCGCCCAGGCACTGATGAGCGTCAACGTCTGCACCCGTGCGGAGAAGGACGCGATCGCGGAGGCGATCGGGGCCTTCCGCTTCTCCTCGGGCTTCGGCAAGACCCTCAGCCGGCTGGTCAGGCACGGCATCGGCGTGCACCACGCCGGGATGCTGCCGAAGTACCGCCGGCTGGTCGAGACCCTCGCGCAGCAGGGACTGCTCAAGGTCATCTGCGGCACGGACACGCTCGGCGTCGGCATCAACGTGCCGATCCGCACGGTGCTGCTCACGGCGCTGTCGAAGTTCGACGGCAAGCGCACCCGGCACCTCAACGCCCGCGAGTTCCACCAGATCGCCGGGCGCGCAGGCCGCGCCGGCTTCGACACCATCGGCTACGTCGTCGTGCAGGCGCCGGAGCACGAGATCGAGAACGCGAAGGCGCTCGCCAAGGCCGGAGACGACCCGAAGAAGCGGCGCAAGGTCGTGAAGAAGCGTGCGCCGGAGGGCTTCGTCTCCTGGAGCGACAAGACGTTCGAGCGGCTCGTCGCGGCCGAGCCGGAGCCGCTCAGCTCGAGCTTCCAGGTCAGCCACGCCATGCTGCTCAACGTCATCGCCCGTCCCGGCGACCCGTTCCTCGTCATGCGCCGCCTGCTGGAGGACAACCACGAGCCGCGGCCGGCGCAGCGCCGGCACATCCGCCGCGCCATCGCGATCTACCGCGCCCTGCTCGCCGGTGGCGTCGTCGAGCGCCTGCCCGAGCCCGACGAGGAGGGGCGCACCGTCCGGCTCACCGTCGACCTGCAGGCCGACTTCGCCCTGAACCAGCCGCTCTCGCCGTTCGCGGTGGCGAGCCTCGCGCTGCTGGACCGCGCGTCCCCGACCTACGCGCTCGACGTGCTCAGCGTGCTCGAGGCCACGCTCGACGACCCGCGCCAGGTCCTGCTGGCGCAGCAGTTCAAGGCCCGCGGCGAGGCCGTGCAGGCGCTGAAGGCCGAGGGCGTGGAGTACGACGAGCGCATGGAGCTGCTCGACGGCGTCAGCTGGCCCAAGCCGTTGGAGGAGCTGCTGGGCGCGGCGTACGAGCTCTACGCGAAGGGCCACCCCTGGGTCACCGACGCCGAGCTCTCGCCGAAGTCCGTGGCACGCGACCTGTTCGAGCGGGCGATGACCTTCACCGAGTACGTCGGCTACTACGGCCTCGCGCGCAGCGAGGGGCTCGTTCTGCGCTACCTCGCCGACGCGTACAAGGCCCTGCGGCGCACCGTGCCCGAGGACGCGCGCACCCCCGAGGTCGAGGACCTCACCGAGTGGCTGGGCGAGCTCGTCCGGCAGGTCGACTCGAGCCTGCTCGACGAGTGGGAGCGGCTCGCGAACCCCGTCGACGACGTCCCGGGCAGCCCCCGCGTCGAGCTCGGCCCGCCGCCCGTCACCGCCAACGTCCGGGCGTTCCGCGTGCTCGTGCGCAACGCGCTGTTCCGCCGGGTGGAGCTGGCGGCGCTGCGCCGCGTCGACCTCCTCGGCGAGCTCGATGCGGGCTCGGGTTGGGACGCCGACCGCTGGGCGGACGCGCTCGACGCGTACTCCGCCGAGCACGACGAGATCGGCACCGGCCCCGATGCCCGCGGCCCGCGGCTGCTGCTCGTCACCGAGGAGCCCGGGCTCTGGCGCGTCCGCCAGGTGCTCGACGACCCGGCGGGGGACCACGACTGGGGGATCTCCGCCGAGGTCGACCTCGCCACCTCGGACGAGGAGGGGACCGCCGTGGTCCGCATCGTGGGCGTGGACCGCTTCCAGGGCGTGCTCGGCAGCACCGGCGGGTAG